The proteins below come from a single Haliaeetus albicilla chromosome 22, bHalAlb1.1, whole genome shotgun sequence genomic window:
- the LOC104317721 gene encoding pre-mRNA-processing factor 39-like isoform X1, whose protein sequence is MAAEGPEAPASPGRGGAEGALGDGGDGGSGTPAPVAELPPPAPSPTEEERSDPAVPPPIPQSCNGAATAPPEPEEPPPAAPEEPPPPREPEPPAEEPTLTYPLDFEKFWQAARNNPHDFTAWTELLQYVEQENHLFAARKAFDAFFAHYPYCYGYWKKYADMERRFDCSRETEEVFERGLQSIPLSMDLWIHYISYLQSTLDMNLPESIQKIRGVFEAAVAAAGMDFRSDKLWELYVEWEREQGDLRAVTGIYDRVLSMPTQLYNHHWEKFKEHVLHNPPKDILSPEELLWVQSKLATDPVPKPPEPEGTEAPPGEDLPPGVEGKAAATDTQEDLDQEKIRELVISMRQQIYAQNEAEVSKRWNFEDGIKRPYFHVKPLERAQLRNWRDYLDYEMAAGSHERTIVLFERCVIACALYEEFWIKYTKYLENHTVTGARSVFQRACGYHLPRKPNIHLLWAAFEEKQGNLDEARRILRCFEEVVPGLAMVRLRRVSLERRQGNLEEAEALLLEAMHANEGLPLASFYAVKLARQACKVQKNLSKARKVLVDALEKDPDNARLHANLLEMEFGADVRQNEGNTMSCFERALRSPLPDEAKLIFSQRRVEFLEDFGSSIHSLLTAYDEHQKILKQHAARKRAPENGSDEPDDKRLRPDEAAGLLGPLNFSASGGDVGSNPSAYNYWYQQHGYGAYSYQTPWNYNQYYSQS, encoded by the exons ATGGCGGCGGAGGGGCCGGAGGCTCCGGCCAGCCCGGGCCGCGGTGGGGCCGAGGGAGCGCTGGGGGACGGCGGGGACGGCGGCAGCGGGACCCCCG cccctgtggcGGAgctgccacccccagcccccagccccaccgaAGAGGAGCGCAGCGACCCTGCCGTTCCGCCCCCCATCCCTCAGAGCTGCAATGGTGCCGCCACTGCCCCCCCTGAGCCTGAGGAGCCCCCCCCGGCCGCTCCTGAGgaacccccgcccccccgggaACCTGAGCCCCCCGCGGAGGAGCCCACCCTCACCTACCCCCTCGACTTCGAGAAGTTTTGGCAGGCGGCGCGCAACAACCCCCACGACTTCACCGCCTGGACCGAGCTCCTGCAGTATGTGGAGCAAGAG AACCACCTCTTCGCTGCCCGCAAAGCCTTCGACGCCTTCTTCGCCCACTACCCCTACTGCTATGGGTACTGGAAAAAATACGCTGACATGGAGCGTCGCTTTGACTGCAGCCGGGAGACCGAGGAG GTTTTTGAGCGGGGGCTGCAGTCCATCCCCCTCAGCATGGACCTGTGGATCCACTACATCTCCTACCTCCAATCCACCCTGGACATGAATCTTCCTGAATCCATCCAAAAAATCCGTGG CGTCTTCgaggcggcggtggcggcggccgGCATGGATTTCCGCTCGGATAAATTGTGGGAACTCTACGTGGAATGGGAACGGGAACAAGGAGACCTGCGTGCCGTCACTGGTATCTACGACCGTGTCCTCTCCATGCCCACGCAGCTCTACAACCATCACTGGGAGAA GTTCAAGGAACACGTTCTCCACAACCCCCCGAAGGACATCTTGTCCCCGGAGGAGCTTCTCTGGGTCCAATCCAAGCTGGCCACCGATCCCGTGCCGAAACCGCCAGAGCCGGAAGGGACGGAAGCGCCGCCGGGAGAGGATCTGCCCCCTGGCGTGGAGGGGAAAGCGGCAGCGACCGACACCCAG GAGGATCTAGACCAGGAAAAAATCCGGGAGCTGGTGATCTCCATGCGGCAACAAATCTACGCTCAAAATGAGGCGGAAGTCAGCAAACGCTGGAATTTCGAGGACGGG ATCAAACGTCCCTATTTCCACGTGAAACCGTTGGAAAGGGCTCAGTTACGGAATTGGCGGGATTATTTGGATTATGAAATGGCAGCCGGCTCGCACGAACGCACCATTGTCCTCTTTGAACGTTGCGTCATTGCCTGCGCCCTCTACGAGGAGTTTTGGATCAAG tacaCCAAGTATTTGGAAAATCACACAGTGACAGGAGCCAGGAGCGTTTTTCAGCGAGCGTGTGGTTATCATCTGCCCAGAAAACCCAACATCCACCTTCTCTGGGCTGCTTTCGAGGAGAAACAAG GGAATTTGGATGAAGCCCGGCGTATCCTGCGCTGCTTCGAGGAGGTAGTGCCAGGTTTGGCGATGGTCCGGTTACGCCGCGTCAGCCTGGAACGACGACAGGGAAACCTGGAAGAGGCGGAGGCGTTGCTGTTGGAAGCCATGCACGCTAACGAAGGGCTGCCCCTCGCTTCCTTCTACGCCGTCAAATTGGCTCGGCAAGCCTGCAAGGTGCAGAAAAACCTCAGCAAAGCTCGCAAAGTGCTGGTGGATGCCTTGGAAAAGGATCCG GACAACGCCCGCCTCCACGCCAACCTCCTGGAAATGGAATTCGGGGCCGACGTCCGACAAAACGAAGGCAACACCATGAGCTGCTTCGAGCGGGCGCTGCGCAGCCCCCTCCCCGATGAAGCCAAACTCATCTTCTCCCAACGCCGCGTCGAGTTCCTCGAGGATTTCGGCTCCAGCATACACAG CTTGCTGACGGCTTACGACGAGCACCAGAAGATCCTCAAACAGCACGCGGCGCGCAAGAGGGCCCCTGAAAATGG ctcggACGAACCCGACGACAAACGCCTCCGCCCCGATGAAGCCGCCGGCCTTTTGGGTCCCCTCAACTTCTCTGCGTCCGGGGGGGACGTGGGCTCCAACCCCTCCGCCTACAACTACTGGTACCAG CAGCACGGCTACGGCGCCTACAGCTACCAGACGCCGTGGAACTACAACCAGTACTACTCGCAGAGCTGA
- the LOC104317721 gene encoding pre-mRNA-processing factor 39-like isoform X2 has translation MAAEGPEAPASPGRGGAEGALGDGGDGGSGTPAPVAELPPPAPSPTEEERSDPAVPPPIPQSCNGAATAPPEPEEPPPAAPEEPPPPREPEPPAEEPTLTYPLDFEKFWQAARNNPHDFTAWTELLQYVEQENHLFAARKAFDAFFAHYPYCYGYWKKYADMERRFDCSRETEEVFERGLQSIPLSMDLWIHYISYLQSTLDMNLPESIQKIRGVFEAAVAAAGMDFRSDKLWELYVEWEREQGDLRAVTGIYDRVLSMPTQLYNHHWEKFKEHVLHNPPKDILSPEELLWVQSKLATDPVPKPPEPEGTEAPPGEDLPPGVEGKAAATDTQEDLDQEKIRELVISMRQQIYAQNEAEVSKRWNFEDGIKRPYFHVKPLERAQLRNWRDYLDYEMAAGSHERTIVLFERCVIACALYEEFWIKYTKYLENHTVTGARSVFQRACGYHLPRKPNIHLLWAAFEEKQGNLDEARRILRCFEEVVPGLAMVRLRRVSLERRQGNLEEAEALLLEAMHANEGLPLASFYAVKLARQACKVQKNLSKARKVLVDALEKDPDNARLHANLLEMEFGADVRQNEGNTMSCFERALRSPLPDEAKLIFSQRRVEFLEDFGSSIHSLLTAYDEHQKILKQHAARKRAPENGSDEPDDKRLRPDEAAGLLGPLNFSASGGDVGSNPSAYNYWYQHGYGAYSYQTPWNYNQYYSQS, from the exons ATGGCGGCGGAGGGGCCGGAGGCTCCGGCCAGCCCGGGCCGCGGTGGGGCCGAGGGAGCGCTGGGGGACGGCGGGGACGGCGGCAGCGGGACCCCCG cccctgtggcGGAgctgccacccccagcccccagccccaccgaAGAGGAGCGCAGCGACCCTGCCGTTCCGCCCCCCATCCCTCAGAGCTGCAATGGTGCCGCCACTGCCCCCCCTGAGCCTGAGGAGCCCCCCCCGGCCGCTCCTGAGgaacccccgcccccccgggaACCTGAGCCCCCCGCGGAGGAGCCCACCCTCACCTACCCCCTCGACTTCGAGAAGTTTTGGCAGGCGGCGCGCAACAACCCCCACGACTTCACCGCCTGGACCGAGCTCCTGCAGTATGTGGAGCAAGAG AACCACCTCTTCGCTGCCCGCAAAGCCTTCGACGCCTTCTTCGCCCACTACCCCTACTGCTATGGGTACTGGAAAAAATACGCTGACATGGAGCGTCGCTTTGACTGCAGCCGGGAGACCGAGGAG GTTTTTGAGCGGGGGCTGCAGTCCATCCCCCTCAGCATGGACCTGTGGATCCACTACATCTCCTACCTCCAATCCACCCTGGACATGAATCTTCCTGAATCCATCCAAAAAATCCGTGG CGTCTTCgaggcggcggtggcggcggccgGCATGGATTTCCGCTCGGATAAATTGTGGGAACTCTACGTGGAATGGGAACGGGAACAAGGAGACCTGCGTGCCGTCACTGGTATCTACGACCGTGTCCTCTCCATGCCCACGCAGCTCTACAACCATCACTGGGAGAA GTTCAAGGAACACGTTCTCCACAACCCCCCGAAGGACATCTTGTCCCCGGAGGAGCTTCTCTGGGTCCAATCCAAGCTGGCCACCGATCCCGTGCCGAAACCGCCAGAGCCGGAAGGGACGGAAGCGCCGCCGGGAGAGGATCTGCCCCCTGGCGTGGAGGGGAAAGCGGCAGCGACCGACACCCAG GAGGATCTAGACCAGGAAAAAATCCGGGAGCTGGTGATCTCCATGCGGCAACAAATCTACGCTCAAAATGAGGCGGAAGTCAGCAAACGCTGGAATTTCGAGGACGGG ATCAAACGTCCCTATTTCCACGTGAAACCGTTGGAAAGGGCTCAGTTACGGAATTGGCGGGATTATTTGGATTATGAAATGGCAGCCGGCTCGCACGAACGCACCATTGTCCTCTTTGAACGTTGCGTCATTGCCTGCGCCCTCTACGAGGAGTTTTGGATCAAG tacaCCAAGTATTTGGAAAATCACACAGTGACAGGAGCCAGGAGCGTTTTTCAGCGAGCGTGTGGTTATCATCTGCCCAGAAAACCCAACATCCACCTTCTCTGGGCTGCTTTCGAGGAGAAACAAG GGAATTTGGATGAAGCCCGGCGTATCCTGCGCTGCTTCGAGGAGGTAGTGCCAGGTTTGGCGATGGTCCGGTTACGCCGCGTCAGCCTGGAACGACGACAGGGAAACCTGGAAGAGGCGGAGGCGTTGCTGTTGGAAGCCATGCACGCTAACGAAGGGCTGCCCCTCGCTTCCTTCTACGCCGTCAAATTGGCTCGGCAAGCCTGCAAGGTGCAGAAAAACCTCAGCAAAGCTCGCAAAGTGCTGGTGGATGCCTTGGAAAAGGATCCG GACAACGCCCGCCTCCACGCCAACCTCCTGGAAATGGAATTCGGGGCCGACGTCCGACAAAACGAAGGCAACACCATGAGCTGCTTCGAGCGGGCGCTGCGCAGCCCCCTCCCCGATGAAGCCAAACTCATCTTCTCCCAACGCCGCGTCGAGTTCCTCGAGGATTTCGGCTCCAGCATACACAG CTTGCTGACGGCTTACGACGAGCACCAGAAGATCCTCAAACAGCACGCGGCGCGCAAGAGGGCCCCTGAAAATGG ctcggACGAACCCGACGACAAACGCCTCCGCCCCGATGAAGCCGCCGGCCTTTTGGGTCCCCTCAACTTCTCTGCGTCCGGGGGGGACGTGGGCTCCAACCCCTCCGCCTACAACTACTGGTACCAG CACGGCTACGGCGCCTACAGCTACCAGACGCCGTGGAACTACAACCAGTACTACTCGCAGAGCTGA